CCCGCTCCCACCTTAGGATCTGCGCTGTGCTGACCTTCGGTATTTGTCATAATGCCCCCGCTTTTACACTTATAGGCCCGATATGCAGGAAAACGCCCACACCCCCGTCAAAGACGCCGCGCCCACCGGCACCCAGACCCTGCTGCGTGGCCTGGGCGTGGTGCAGGCGGTGGCGGCTGGTGCACGCGACTTGAAAGAGATCGCCCGGCGCATCGGCACCACCCGCAGCACAACCCACCGCCTGGCCAGTTGCCTGGTGGAGGAGCGTTACCTGCGCGTGGTGCCGCAGGTCGGCTACCTGTTGGGCCCCAAGCTGATCGAGCTGGGCTTTCAGGCCCGCGAAGAGCTGCCATTGGTGACCCTGGCCATTCCGTATCTGGATGAGTTGTCGGCGCTGACCGGCGACACCATCCACCTGGCCATTCGCGAGTACGACGACGTGCTCTACCTGCACAAGAACCCCGGCCGTAACGGCCCGGAAATGCGCTCGCGGGT
The genomic region above belongs to Pseudomonas poae and contains:
- a CDS encoding IclR family transcriptional regulator, with product MQENAHTPVKDAAPTGTQTLLRGLGVVQAVAAGARDLKEIARRIGTTRSTTHRLASCLVEERYLRVVPQVGYLLGPKLIELGFQAREELPLVTLAIPYLDELSALTGDTIHLAIREYDDVLYLHKNPGRNGPEMRSRVGHRMPLARTGIGKALLLDDTVEEWQRLYEVSQPVGGKNLQWPQHPEQSWAQFEQRMREYVVGGYAFDLEDNEPSIRCVAAPVRDASRRIVAGISIASTVPYMPLEKMAELIPVIKQVAARLSAELGAKG